Proteins co-encoded in one Nicotiana sylvestris chromosome 7, ASM39365v2, whole genome shotgun sequence genomic window:
- the LOC104231644 gene encoding uncharacterized protein, with translation MASGSSGRPNNAGFNFGSDGILCSYEDYAANQDPSNGTHSDPVIAPNSAKEFHKSRMTRSSMFPAPAYSPPEESSFNQDMISTVEKTMKKYADNLMRFLEGISSRLSQLELYCYNLDKSIGEMRSDLVRDHGEADSKLKALEKHVQEVHRSVQILRDKQELAETQKELAKLQLAQKDSTSSSISQQNDEKNAQHLSDAKKSDNSPEGHGQQLALALPHQVAPQASLTNRPVEQPQQLPVQPPQPIPSQSMPQSQGYYLPSPQMVNQQAPTQFPQGQYLSSDSQYRNPQMQVPPQPAPPQVNQTPQVQSVPQYQQQWAQQVPQQVQHSQIPSMQQQARPTSPAVYPSYPPSQPNPPPETAPNSMPMQVPFSGISQPVASRPEAMSYGYDRSGRPLQQQPVAPHLKPSFGAVGDGYAANGAHPTLSPGNAYVMYDGEGTRGHPPPQPNFSQSGYPPSSFPPQNPQPTPSANLMVRPPQLVRNHPFKELIEKMVSMGYRADHVINVIQRLEESGQPVDFNAVLDRLNGHSSGGSQRGW, from the exons ATGGCATCTGGCTCATCGGGGAGACCAAACAATGCGGGTTTTAATTTCGGGTCGGATGGTATTTTGTGTTCTTATGAAGACTATGCTGCTAATCAAGACCCATCTAATGGAACCCATTCTGATCCTGTGATCGCTCCCAATTCTGCTAAG GAGTTCCACAAAAGCAGAATGACAAGGTCATCAATGTTTCCTGCTCCAGCATATAGTCCACCAGAAGAATCTTCCTTCAATCAAGACATGATATCTACTGTTGAGAAGACCATGAAGAAATATGCTGACAATCTCATGCGTTTCCTAGAGGGAATAAGCTCACGCTTGTCGCAGTTGGAATTATACTGTTACAATCTTGATAAGTCTATTGGAGAAATGCGCTCTGATTTAGTTCGGGATCATGGTGAGGCAGATTCAAAACTGAAGGCTCTTGAGAAGCATGTGCAAGAG GTCCACCGATCTGTGCAGATTCTAAGAGATAAACAAGAACTTGCTGAAACTCAAAAGGAGCTGGCCAAGCTTCAGCTCGCACAGAAAGACTCAACTTCATCCAGCATTTCTCAGCAGAATGACGAGAAGAATGCTCAACACCTGTCTGATGCTAAAAAAAGTGATAACTCACCTGAAGGGCATGGACAGCAACTGGCTCTTGCACTACCTCATCAAGTGGCACCCCAGGCTTCTCTTACTAACCGACCTGTGGAGCAGCCACAACAGCTACCAGTGCAGCCTCCGCAACCAATTCCATCCCAAAGTATGCCCCAGTCACAAGGATATTATTTACCCTCTCCTCAGATGGTAAATCAACAAGCTCCAACTCAGTTTCCTCAAGGCCAGTATTTGTCATCTGACTCCCAGTATCGAAATCCTCAAATGCAAGTACCACCACAGCCAGCGCCACCTCAGGTGAATCAGACACCACAAGTCCAGTCAGTGCCCCAATATCAGCAGCAGTGGGCCCAACAGGTGCCTCAACAGGTTCAACATTCACAAATACCAAGTATGCAACAGCAAGCTAGACCTACATCACCTGCTGTTTATCCCTCTTATCCGCCCAGTCAGCCTAATCCTCCTCCTGAGACGGCACCCAATAGTATGCCAATGCAAGTGCCATTTTCTGGAATATCTCAACCAGTTGCTAGCCGTCCCGAAGCAATGTCTTATGGGTATGATAGGTCTGGCAGGCCCCTTCAGCAACAGCCTGTGGCGCCGCATCTTAAGCCTTCATTTGGTGCAGTGGGCGATGGGTATGCAGCTAATGGAGCTCATCCAACACTTTCTCCAGGAAATGCATATGTGATGTATGATGGTGAAGGCACAAGGGGCCATCCACCACCACAACCAAATTTCTCACAAAGTGGTTATCCTCCCTCCAGCTTCCCTCCCCAAAATCCGCAGCCTACCCCCAGTGCAAATCTGATGGTTCGTCCACCTCAGTTGGTGCGGAACCATCCATTCAAAGAGCTGATTGAAAAGATGGTGAGTATGGGCTACCGCGCTGATCATGTTATTAATGTGATCCAAAGGCTTGAGGAAAGTGGTCAGCCTGTCGATTTTAATGCTGTCTTAGACAGGTTGAATGGACATTCATCTGGTGGTTCTCAGAGAGGATGGTGA
- the LOC138873018 gene encoding uncharacterized protein has product MDRNSSENQVADHLSRLEEEGRPCDGLEIDDSSSDEQLLAVSMNDMPWFADVANYLMTGVISLDIFDVWGIDFMGPFVSSCGNAYFLVAIDYVSKWVEAVALPNNEARSVVEFLKKSIFTRFCTPYAIISDGGLTFAIKLLTHCFPSTVSIISSSLYKDKMNYLHDKYVRGKEFNVGDLVLLFNSWLRLFPGKLKSKWSELFEVVFVTPFGAFDLKNKNGEVFRVNGHRVKHYLGKFDDSHVVALLHLK; this is encoded by the exons atggaCCGGAAtagtagtgagaaccaagtggcagaccacttgtcccgtttggaggaggaggggaggccttgtgatggccttgagatcgaTGATTCATCTTCCGAtgagcaactccttgcggtgtcaatgaatgatatgccatggtttgccgatgttgccaattaccttatgACTGGAGTAAtttcgt tggatatctttgatgtttggggcatcgatttcatgggtccatttgttagctcttgtgggaatgcTTACTTTCTCGTGGCaattgactatgtctcaaaatgggttgaagccgtagctttgcctaacaatgaagcccgtaGTGTTGTtgaatttcttaaaaagagcattttcacaaggttttgCACTCCTtatgcgattattagtgatgggggtcttacttttgcaataaagcttttgacacattgctttccaagtacggtgtcaatcataag ttcgtccttgtataaggacaagatgaattaccttcatgacaaatatgttcgtggaaaggagttcaacgtAGGTGATTTGGTCCTCTTGTTCAACTcctggttacgtctgtttccgggaaagctcaaatccaaatggagtgaactgtttgaagttgtgtttgtgaccccttttggtgcttttgatttgaaaaacaaaaatggtgaagtctttagaGTTAATGGACACCGGgtaaagcattatcttggaaagtttgatgacagccacgtggtggcactccttcatctcaagtga